A region from the Campylobacter sp. RM10537 genome encodes:
- a CDS encoding replication initiation protein: MSEIVKYHNDFNKIQLPSFTEQEQNLLFLIFARIKEKGIDNVINLYANDFKINEKLSNSREYLTENINSLKYKFFKANFKQIIETKTEVIHKYVNLFETMEIHYVKRNPDDGYDESTLFNRITLKINPDFAYLVNQLTTNFTAFELEEFIALSGKYAKTLYRLLKQFRTTGKARFEWDEFCKVMDIPQDYRQSEVDKWILKPAIKELTKERNLFDQIRVPFKNLAYEKEKAKGTRGRGGKVSGISFTFKPESVLMQKLEKESQKIMSDEQKYLKILNNMKLNQARFNYNDKLWQFNDFDFDEFKIIAIELVRDEYENLNFGNFMHFNAKNQEQFFKMIDTFRKGIR, from the coding sequence ATGAGCGAAATAGTTAAATATCACAACGATTTTAATAAAATTCAGTTGCCTAGCTTTACAGAGCAAGAACAAAACCTTTTGTTTTTAATCTTTGCAAGAATTAAAGAAAAAGGCATAGACAATGTAATTAATCTCTATGCTAATGATTTTAAAATTAATGAAAAACTTTCTAACTCAAGAGAATATTTAACAGAAAATATCAATAGCTTGAAATATAAATTTTTCAAGGCAAATTTTAAACAAATCATAGAAACAAAGACAGAAGTTATACACAAATATGTAAATTTGTTTGAAACAATGGAAATACACTATGTTAAAAGAAATCCTGATGATGGATATGATGAAAGCACTTTATTTAACAGAATAACCCTAAAAATAAACCCTGATTTTGCTTATTTAGTCAATCAACTAACTACTAATTTTACAGCTTTTGAGCTTGAAGAATTTATAGCCCTTAGCGGTAAATATGCTAAAACACTTTACCGCCTTTTAAAGCAATTTAGAACCACAGGAAAAGCACGATTTGAGTGGGACGAGTTTTGTAAAGTTATGGATATACCGCAAGATTATAGACAAAGCGAAGTTGATAAATGGATTTTAAAACCTGCTATCAAAGAATTAACCAAAGAACGCAATCTTTTTGACCAAATTAGAGTGCCTTTTAAAAACCTTGCCTATGAGAAAGAAAAAGCAAAAGGAACAAGGGGCAGGGGCGGTAAAGTTTCAGGTATTAGCTTTACTTTTAAACCTGAAAGCGTTTTAATGCAAAAGCTAGAGAAAGAAAGTCAAAAAATAATGAGCGATGAGCAAAAATATTTAAAGATTTTAAACAATATGAAACTTAATCAAGCTAGATTTAATTATAATGACAAGCTTTGGCAATTTAACGATTTTGATTTTGATGAATTTAAAATTATTGCAATAGAGCTTGTAAGAGATGAATACGAAAATTTAAACTTTGGAAACTTTATGCACTTTAATGCTAAAAATCAAGAGCAATTTTTTAAAATGATTGATACTTTTAGAAAAGGTATTAGGTAA